From Spirosoma aerolatum, one genomic window encodes:
- a CDS encoding RNA polymerase sigma-70 factor: protein MTEPEGYQRFDSGDVPRPLRAGSHATAVVDNEYFIRAAFAESSEKGFEALFRLYYNPLCSHALRFVYTREVAEDIVSEIFYQLWKTDANRSVQFTYRTYLYAAVRHRAYNYLRDELTGNRAPASIDELEYAGAEESPQTLVEYDETFQRLEKVIKELPSQCQRVFLMSRFENRKNLEIATELGIALKTVEAHLSRALSQIRRAILTMVCLLFVGLH, encoded by the coding sequence ATGACCGAACCAGAAGGATATCAGCGCTTCGATTCAGGTGATGTACCCCGCCCCCTGCGTGCGGGCAGTCACGCAACGGCCGTTGTGGATAACGAGTATTTTATCAGAGCGGCCTTCGCCGAATCGTCGGAAAAAGGGTTTGAAGCTCTGTTCCGGCTTTATTATAATCCCCTTTGCAGCCATGCACTGCGGTTTGTGTATACCCGTGAGGTGGCCGAAGATATTGTCAGCGAAATATTTTACCAGCTCTGGAAAACGGATGCAAATCGCTCTGTACAATTTACCTATCGTACCTATCTCTATGCCGCCGTGCGCCATCGGGCCTATAATTACCTGCGCGACGAGCTAACGGGCAACCGCGCTCCGGCGTCGATTGATGAGTTGGAGTATGCGGGAGCGGAGGAGTCGCCCCAGACGTTGGTCGAGTACGATGAAACCTTTCAGCGCCTGGAGAAAGTCATCAAAGAATTACCCTCCCAGTGCCAGCGCGTGTTTCTGATGAGCCGATTCGAAAACCGGAAAAATCTGGAAATTGCTACCGAGCTGGGTATTGCGCTGAAAACCGTAGAAGCCCATCTGTCGCGGGCCTTGTCTCAAATCCGGCGGGCCATTCTGACGATGGTTTGTCTACTTTTTGTTGGATTACACTAA
- a CDS encoding DUF7133 domain-containing protein, whose product MKHSYWITTIVILSSILLFTAYQRADDSQEDPFETPRSVSQTPTTVPLSPEASMKTFRLPKGYHLELVASEPMISEPVALAWDGNARLYVAQMETYMQTVLATGQNLPKSRIMLLEDTNGDGKMDKSSVFLKDLLLPRAILCIGHELLVNETDSYDIYAYQDTNGDGKADKKRPVFQNKRKAFGNVEHQRSGLDWNLDNWIYETIDPIRYRYKKGVLKADTLPFAAGQWGLTHDDYGRVFFSRAASGIAASGFQINPAYGQLDLPDAFEDGFNHVWSAIKTPDVNGGPKTLRPDSTMADFTSICGQSVFRGDRLPKQIFGDYIVAEPVARIIRRANIKNENGKIRLYNVYHQDEFISSTDMNFRPINTYTGPDGCLYIVDMYRGIIQESTWAQPGSYLYAQIMSKGLNKNIDRGRIYRLVYDGIKPSPAPKMLNETTTKLVTYLDHPNGWWRDNAQKEIIVRNDKSSVTSLRKIALGQKGPLTKKPSSLARIHALWTLEGLDAIDKPLLLTTLSDPAPEMRKMALWLSEPWIKTADRQVFDKLESLKNDTDSDVLAQLLLSLSYSKADNAKAIGQAILARHSDHVILTSIERTLKKAEETRKVGSSRLAALLPEDRKRVGEGKQIFTSLCSTCHGPQGEGTPTKMAPHLAGKFKLLENRDEVIKIMLNGLTGPVDGVTYHEMMPPMGTNSDEWIASVLTYVRLELGMQSFPEMSSGYMTNFVLVKPEQVKKIREQTAGRTIPWTWDELIKERDLLRQSKK is encoded by the coding sequence ATGAAACATTCTTACTGGATTACCACGATTGTCATTCTGTCGTCGATACTGCTTTTCACTGCTTATCAGCGTGCGGATGATAGCCAGGAAGATCCATTCGAGACACCCCGATCTGTCAGTCAGACTCCGACTACTGTACCGCTATCGCCGGAAGCCAGTATGAAAACGTTTCGACTGCCCAAAGGCTATCACCTCGAACTGGTGGCTAGTGAGCCAATGATTTCAGAACCCGTAGCACTAGCCTGGGATGGCAATGCGCGCTTGTATGTGGCGCAAATGGAAACCTACATGCAGACCGTACTGGCAACAGGACAAAACCTGCCCAAAAGTCGAATTATGCTGCTGGAAGATACCAACGGTGATGGCAAAATGGACAAGAGTTCGGTGTTTCTGAAAGACCTGCTGCTGCCCCGTGCCATTCTGTGTATCGGTCACGAACTGCTGGTCAATGAAACCGATTCCTACGATATTTACGCCTATCAGGATACCAATGGCGATGGTAAAGCTGATAAGAAAAGGCCTGTGTTTCAGAATAAACGGAAAGCTTTCGGTAATGTGGAACACCAGCGCAGTGGCCTTGACTGGAACCTGGACAACTGGATTTATGAAACCATCGATCCCATTCGCTATCGGTACAAAAAAGGTGTGCTTAAGGCCGATACACTTCCGTTTGCGGCTGGCCAGTGGGGGCTGACGCACGACGATTACGGACGCGTTTTCTTCAGCCGGGCTGCATCTGGCATTGCGGCATCGGGCTTTCAGATTAACCCGGCCTATGGACAGCTCGATTTACCGGATGCGTTCGAAGACGGATTCAACCATGTTTGGTCAGCCATTAAAACGCCCGATGTGAATGGTGGCCCCAAAACCCTTCGTCCCGACAGTACGATGGCCGATTTTACGTCCATCTGTGGCCAATCTGTTTTTCGCGGAGATCGACTTCCAAAACAAATCTTCGGCGATTATATCGTGGCCGAACCCGTTGCCCGCATTATCCGACGGGCCAATATCAAAAACGAAAACGGAAAAATCCGACTGTATAACGTGTATCATCAGGACGAATTCATTTCATCGACCGATATGAATTTCCGGCCCATCAACACCTACACAGGGCCCGATGGCTGTCTGTATATTGTCGATATGTACCGGGGCATCATTCAGGAATCGACCTGGGCTCAGCCGGGGAGTTACCTGTACGCCCAGATCATGAGCAAAGGGCTGAACAAAAACATTGACCGGGGGCGTATCTACCGGCTGGTTTACGATGGTATAAAACCCAGTCCAGCCCCCAAAATGCTGAACGAAACCACGACCAAACTAGTCACCTATCTGGATCATCCGAACGGCTGGTGGCGCGATAATGCCCAAAAAGAAATCATTGTGCGCAACGACAAGTCGTCAGTGACTTCATTGAGAAAAATCGCGCTGGGCCAGAAAGGACCATTGACCAAAAAACCATCAAGCCTGGCCCGGATTCACGCCTTGTGGACACTGGAAGGGCTGGATGCCATCGACAAACCACTACTGCTGACTACCCTGAGCGATCCAGCACCCGAAATGCGGAAGATGGCCTTATGGCTCAGCGAACCCTGGATTAAAACGGCTGATAGGCAGGTGTTTGATAAGCTGGAGTCGCTCAAAAACGATACGGACAGCGATGTGCTGGCGCAACTGCTGCTATCGCTGTCGTACAGTAAGGCCGATAACGCCAAAGCAATTGGACAGGCTATCCTGGCCCGGCATTCCGATCATGTAATACTGACGAGCATAGAACGAACCCTGAAAAAAGCCGAGGAAACCCGAAAAGTTGGCAGCAGTCGCCTGGCCGCCCTGTTGCCGGAAGACCGAAAGCGGGTAGGGGAGGGGAAGCAGATTTTTACGTCGCTTTGCTCAACCTGCCACGGGCCGCAGGGCGAAGGTACGCCTACGAAAATGGCACCCCATCTGGCTGGTAAATTCAAGCTGCTCGAAAACCGCGACGAAGTCATCAAGATCATGCTCAATGGACTGACGGGGCCTGTCGATGGCGTTACGTATCACGAAATGATGCCGCCTATGGGTACGAACAGCGATGAGTGGATTGCGTCGGTACTGACCTATGTCCGGCTGGAACTGGGTATGCAGAGTTTTCCGGAAATGTCGTCGGGCTATATGACTAATTTCGTGCTGGTCAAACCCGAACAGGTAAAGAAAATCCGGGAACAAACGGCTGGTCGCACAATACCCTGGACCTGGGATGAGCTGATTAAAGAGCGCGATTTGTTGCGGCAGAGTAAGAAATAA
- a CDS encoding RagB/SusD family nutrient uptake outer membrane protein codes for MKPKSLIVSIALLMLSACKSFLEVVPETSLAADNFYQSQTDFEQAVGGIYAPLQGIYNQDWVLNEMRSDNTFFIYNIAQRGGKQQEDPATFTVETNNTYTLGKWTNDYLIISRANQVLKSLESATFVESAKANLKGQALFLRAFAYFDLVKNFGSVPLFLEPATSYQTTFKARSDATEVYKQIVADASAAAKLLPAVASATGRATAGAAYTLLADAYMDQKAWADAETALKTVTTLGYSLLPNYADIFKPTNKGNKEIVFDIQYAEGTSQAIFNALPYLFIPVLADPSVITGVKPASQQTYGGYNVPTPDLLKAYEDTLKDQRFAASIGFYTGPSPLIGITYNHTPYIKKYLHPHSVYGQTADNGPIYRYAEVLLMLAEVTNEQGRQADAVGYLNQVRVRAGLNPLTAGSQTALQASILKERQVELAFENKRWHDLVRSGTAVQVMSAFGAKVKANPQAYYYPTGGAPIATAFNVTDRDLLYPIPVSEIITNPDLKQNPGY; via the coding sequence ATGAAACCTAAATCTCTTATCGTTAGTATAGCGTTGCTGATGCTGAGTGCCTGCAAGAGTTTTCTGGAGGTGGTTCCTGAAACCTCGCTGGCAGCGGACAATTTCTATCAGTCGCAGACCGATTTTGAACAGGCTGTGGGTGGTATTTATGCCCCCCTTCAGGGAATCTACAATCAGGACTGGGTTCTGAACGAAATGCGGTCCGACAATACCTTCTTTATCTATAACATTGCTCAGCGTGGCGGAAAGCAGCAGGAAGATCCGGCTACGTTTACTGTAGAAACCAACAATACCTATACGCTGGGCAAATGGACGAACGATTATCTGATTATTTCCCGGGCCAATCAGGTGTTGAAAAGCCTCGAATCGGCAACATTCGTTGAGTCGGCGAAAGCCAATCTGAAAGGACAGGCACTTTTTCTGCGGGCCTTTGCCTACTTCGATCTGGTCAAAAATTTTGGCAGTGTGCCGCTGTTTCTGGAACCGGCTACATCGTACCAAACCACCTTTAAGGCACGTTCCGACGCTACGGAGGTTTACAAACAGATTGTGGCTGATGCGTCGGCTGCGGCTAAACTACTGCCTGCTGTTGCTTCGGCAACCGGGCGGGCTACGGCGGGTGCTGCGTATACCTTGCTGGCCGATGCCTACATGGATCAGAAAGCCTGGGCCGATGCCGAAACCGCTCTGAAAACCGTAACCACGCTGGGTTACAGCCTGCTGCCCAACTACGCTGATATTTTTAAGCCGACCAATAAAGGTAATAAGGAGATCGTTTTCGACATACAGTACGCCGAGGGAACTTCACAGGCTATCTTTAATGCGCTGCCTTATCTGTTTATACCTGTGCTGGCCGACCCATCGGTTATTACGGGGGTGAAACCTGCCTCGCAGCAAACCTATGGGGGGTACAACGTTCCGACGCCCGACTTGCTGAAGGCGTATGAAGATACACTTAAAGACCAGCGATTTGCGGCTTCCATCGGGTTTTATACCGGGCCGTCACCCCTGATAGGAATTACGTATAACCATACGCCTTACATCAAAAAATACCTGCATCCGCACTCCGTCTATGGGCAGACGGCCGATAATGGTCCGATTTATCGGTACGCTGAGGTGCTGCTGATGCTGGCCGAAGTGACCAACGAGCAGGGGCGGCAGGCCGATGCGGTAGGCTATCTGAATCAGGTTCGGGTACGAGCTGGATTAAATCCCTTGACAGCAGGCAGTCAGACGGCCCTGCAAGCCAGCATCCTGAAAGAGCGGCAGGTTGAACTGGCTTTTGAAAACAAACGCTGGCACGATCTGGTCCGAAGTGGCACGGCTGTACAGGTGATGTCGGCGTTTGGCGCTAAAGTCAAAGCAAACCCACAGGCGTATTATTATCCGACAGGTGGAGCCCCTATTGCCACTGCGTTTAACGTAACCGACCGGGATTTGCTCTATCCGATTCCCGTAAGCGAAATCATTACCAACCCTGATCTGAAACAAAATCCTGGGTATTAA
- a CDS encoding 3-keto-disaccharide hydrolase, with translation MKSFLLIITVSLLSFYAIPLKKSVRLFDGKTFRGWEGDTVNTWRIENGTIAAGHPDRMVPHNDFLCTTRSYANFILRLKVRLTGTKGFVNAGVQFRSKRLTSPAYEMIGYQADWGPKYWGSLYDESRRKVTLVQPDSVQTAKWIKVADWNDFRIQAENRRIRLYVNGHQTVDYTESDETIPQSGVIGLQIHGAGVTQVAYKDIEIDELP, from the coding sequence ATGAAGTCCTTTCTGCTTATAATCACTGTATCTCTCCTCAGCTTCTATGCAATCCCTCTAAAAAAGAGCGTCCGGCTATTCGATGGGAAAACCTTTCGGGGTTGGGAAGGCGACACGGTAAACACTTGGCGAATCGAAAATGGAACGATTGCCGCCGGACACCCCGATCGGATGGTGCCGCACAACGATTTTCTGTGTACCACCCGCTCCTACGCCAATTTCATCCTGCGGCTGAAAGTTCGGCTAACCGGAACGAAAGGTTTTGTAAATGCGGGCGTACAGTTTCGGAGTAAACGACTGACCAGCCCGGCTTACGAAATGATTGGCTATCAGGCCGACTGGGGGCCGAAGTACTGGGGGAGCCTGTATGACGAGTCGCGCCGAAAAGTGACGCTGGTCCAGCCAGATTCTGTACAAACGGCTAAATGGATAAAAGTAGCCGACTGGAACGATTTTAGGATACAGGCCGAAAATCGCCGGATTAGGCTGTATGTCAATGGCCATCAGACGGTCGATTACACAGAATCGGACGAAACCATTCCGCAGTCGGGTGTTATTGGATTACAGATTCATGGGGCTGGCGTTACGCAGGTGGCTTATAAAGATATTGAGATTGACGAACTTCCTTGA
- a CDS encoding FecR family protein, with protein sequence MKTYQQYTVEDFLTDSWFLAWVKHNQPEARQFWEQWQQQHPDRRDTLLLAKDMAEALKNRPHSLSVGQEQLEVEQIVKLTRHVPVQSNWPVQRNLWTRYRWLAAATVLLILSAGGWFLVNRGETNSTTVSHNPSKVDEPTTDKWVNQVNGTSQPVQLSLPDGSLLTLMAHSQASYPYTFDSDKREVYLKGDALFSVVHEGKRPFLVYSGALVTRVLGTRFRVQARPGETRMMVSVLSGKVSVMEQKDWVSARSSPNVPKAGVVLTANQQVTYDASQGSYQKQLVAKPTLLPSTSETPETFVFDDTPATSVFERLKKAYGVEIIYDVSALRHCTLTASLAGVSLYDQLQLLCASIGASYEVVDARVIITSKGC encoded by the coding sequence ATGAAAACCTATCAACAGTATACCGTCGAAGATTTCCTGACGGATAGCTGGTTTCTGGCCTGGGTAAAACACAACCAGCCCGAAGCGCGTCAGTTCTGGGAGCAGTGGCAGCAGCAGCATCCCGACCGGCGCGACACGCTGCTTTTGGCTAAAGACATGGCCGAAGCCCTCAAAAATCGTCCGCATAGTCTTTCGGTTGGGCAGGAGCAACTGGAGGTAGAACAGATCGTGAAACTGACCCGGCACGTACCCGTACAGTCGAACTGGCCCGTTCAGCGAAACCTATGGACTCGGTATCGATGGTTAGCGGCAGCTACGGTATTGCTCATACTGAGCGCTGGCGGGTGGTTTCTGGTCAATCGCGGTGAAACCAACTCGACGACTGTTTCTCATAATCCATCTAAGGTCGATGAGCCTACCACGGATAAATGGGTGAATCAGGTCAATGGTACGTCGCAACCCGTACAGCTTTCGTTACCCGATGGGAGTCTGTTGACTCTGATGGCTCATAGCCAGGCTTCCTATCCATACACCTTTGATTCGGATAAGCGGGAAGTGTATCTAAAAGGCGATGCCCTGTTTTCGGTTGTTCACGAAGGGAAACGGCCATTTCTGGTCTATAGCGGAGCGCTCGTAACGCGCGTGCTGGGTACTCGGTTCCGGGTGCAGGCCCGGCCTGGTGAAACCCGTATGATGGTGTCTGTTCTGTCGGGTAAAGTGTCGGTCATGGAGCAGAAAGACTGGGTTTCGGCCCGATCATCTCCGAATGTGCCGAAGGCAGGCGTTGTGCTGACGGCCAATCAACAGGTAACGTACGATGCTAGCCAGGGGAGTTACCAGAAACAGCTGGTGGCGAAACCGACCCTGCTTCCCTCGACATCCGAAACACCGGAAACGTTCGTGTTTGACGATACCCCGGCCACGTCAGTTTTTGAGCGGCTAAAGAAAGCGTATGGTGTGGAGATTATTTACGACGTGTCGGCGCTGCGGCATTGTACCCTAACGGCATCCCTGGCGGGTGTTTCGCTCTACGACCAACTCCAGTTGTTGTGTGCTTCTATCGGCGCTTCGTACGAAGTGGTGGATGCCCGCGTCATTATTACCAGCAAAGGCTGCTAA
- a CDS encoding FecR family protein, with translation MEELVNKTLVFDYFAGKVSPIQKKSIERWLAQPGNQDTYYQWLHEWELANLQLTTNWQNAFDATRKRIYTTVWINSPTEERAVRWWGNRRMGVWLAAASVILILGIGNWLAGDVIRYKTIETGFGETKHCLLPDGSVVELNANSRIRFPRFSFASESHIPLLSVATAGRQVELTGEADFSVRHLPNHQRFVVLTPKGLAVNVLGTQFTVFSRERRTQVVLRSGKVALTLPKQPNEPAMLMKPGDLVTLDAQGNLALKQTPHPENASSWKQHRFTFETTSLREIAQTLHDNYGLTVHIEGEELANRTISGAFPAQDANELIKLVADLLQINYHRDNNNVTFTN, from the coding sequence ATGGAAGAACTTGTGAATAAAACGCTCGTTTTCGACTATTTCGCCGGAAAGGTGAGTCCAATCCAGAAAAAATCAATTGAACGCTGGCTGGCCCAACCCGGTAATCAGGATACGTATTACCAGTGGCTGCATGAGTGGGAACTTGCCAACCTCCAACTAACGACCAACTGGCAGAACGCTTTTGACGCTACCCGAAAACGTATATATACTACCGTTTGGATAAATTCTCCAACTGAGGAAAGAGCCGTTCGATGGTGGGGCAATAGGCGGATGGGTGTTTGGCTGGCGGCTGCTTCTGTGATCCTGATTCTGGGCATTGGCAACTGGCTGGCTGGCGACGTTATTCGCTACAAAACCATCGAAACCGGCTTTGGCGAAACCAAACACTGCCTGTTGCCTGATGGGTCGGTTGTGGAGTTGAATGCCAATTCTCGCATTCGTTTCCCGCGATTTAGCTTTGCTTCAGAAAGTCATATTCCGCTCCTATCCGTTGCAACGGCCGGACGACAGGTTGAACTAACCGGGGAGGCCGACTTCTCCGTGCGTCATCTCCCAAATCACCAGCGATTTGTCGTTCTGACTCCGAAGGGCTTGGCAGTGAATGTATTGGGGACGCAATTCACAGTTTTCAGTCGGGAGCGCCGGACGCAGGTTGTGTTGCGTTCGGGAAAAGTTGCTCTGACTCTGCCGAAACAGCCGAATGAACCCGCCATGCTAATGAAACCTGGTGATCTAGTCACGCTCGATGCGCAGGGCAACCTGGCGTTGAAGCAAACCCCGCATCCTGAAAATGCATCGTCGTGGAAACAACACCGTTTTACCTTCGAGACTACGTCACTGCGGGAGATTGCCCAGACCTTGCACGATAACTATGGCCTGACTGTCCATATAGAAGGCGAAGAACTGGCCAATCGGACCATTTCGGGGGCTTTCCCGGCTCAGGATGCTAATGAACTGATCAAACTGGTGGCTGATCTGCTCCAGATCAACTACCACCGCGATAACAACAACGTAACCTTTACGAATTAA
- a CDS encoding TonB-dependent receptor encodes MYKFTNHETIRMLMRISLLQLLLTVWLVNGVLAANAQELLDQRVSIRLDNNTFRQALQTLEKTAHIKFVYSRQIVQIDRKVSLAATDEKLADILERLLKPLQLRYVVTGSQIAIVRGPTSEDVGEGATTKYPASAEFVDRTLTGVVRSETSEGLPGVSVVLKNTTRGATTDSEGKFRLVIPDESGNGSVTTLVFSFVGYVNQEVVVGNRTLIEVQLVPDQKSLNEVVVVGYGTQVKEDISGAITSIAAKELKDPPVGQVAQMLQGKLVGVRIDQVTGRPGEGMNIKVRGSVSITAGANPLYVVDGMPITGDINTINPAEIESISVLKDAAASSLYGSRAGNGVVLITTKAAKAGKTQIDFNTYYGFEQIPDARKLKMMNAQEYAQFEKEIAEFNGRTVNPVFQNPAQYAGKGTNWYDVVTRTGAVQSYNLTLSSGTKNILTSVTGGYFKEDGVVIGTGFERLSLRSNTIFTPSDRIRIGFNVAPNYAINRNFPTDGNPYGSENIVSSALSTSPLTSPYNADGSLALTASDPASFGNPNWLRVAEEKIYKNKTLSLLSNAYLEYEIIQGLKAKTTANVQLGYNSIFQFNPSTIGKLFSPPPLIPSGSDNSTRSYNWVNENSLTYQRELNGHSIDALVDFTAQRSRSDNTLVTATNYPDDKIQAVSAAGKTVVTSNVQEWVLLSFLGRLNYNYKGKYLLTASIRRDGSSRFGPNNRWGNFPSASIGWIVSKEAFWKLTPISFLKLRASYGLTGNFEIGNYTFRSTVGPVYYAFANTLFQGRAANNLGDNNLGWEQKKQLNIGADVYLLNDRIQLTYNYYRTISSNLLYNVSVPVSSGFSNIQTNIGELKFWGHEIGLNTINIHTNRFSWNTTLNLSFDRNRVEKLSSVTALYHGMTNYGFTSHISQVGSPVGLFWGAVWDGVYKNQQDFDNSPKYADSQVGIIKFRDINGDGKITFPEDYTTTGTPWPKYIFGLTNQINYRNFDFGLTITGSYGNQILAHYENWLTNLDGPFNVLAEVKNRWKSPSDPGDGKYGSVQQGTTYLERDRWSTRYLKDGSFLSFKNITLGYTLPIKIKSVRNLRVYSSIQNAWVITKYPGNPEVNTRNSSSGSSPGVDENSYPVPRTISFGVNIGL; translated from the coding sequence ATGTACAAGTTTACAAATCACGAAACGATTCGGATGCTTATGCGAATCTCGCTACTCCAATTGTTGCTTACGGTATGGCTGGTCAACGGCGTTCTGGCAGCGAATGCCCAGGAACTCCTCGACCAGCGAGTCAGTATCCGACTGGATAACAACACGTTCCGGCAGGCTCTGCAAACGCTGGAAAAAACCGCGCATATCAAGTTCGTTTACAGTCGGCAGATTGTTCAAATCGACCGGAAAGTATCGCTGGCGGCTACCGACGAAAAACTGGCCGATATTCTGGAACGGCTGTTAAAACCCCTGCAACTAAGGTATGTGGTAACAGGTAGTCAGATTGCCATTGTGCGTGGACCTACGTCGGAAGATGTGGGTGAGGGGGCTACGACTAAGTATCCGGCCTCCGCCGAATTCGTTGATCGAACGTTGACTGGAGTAGTTCGCAGCGAAACCAGCGAAGGCTTGCCGGGCGTCAGCGTTGTACTTAAAAATACGACCCGTGGTGCAACGACCGATTCGGAGGGTAAATTCCGCCTGGTTATTCCCGATGAATCTGGCAACGGGTCGGTAACAACGCTGGTATTTTCGTTTGTGGGGTATGTAAATCAGGAAGTCGTTGTCGGGAATCGGACACTGATAGAGGTGCAACTGGTGCCCGATCAGAAATCGCTGAACGAAGTGGTGGTGGTGGGATATGGTACGCAGGTGAAAGAGGATATTAGTGGAGCCATTACCAGTATCGCAGCCAAAGAGTTGAAAGATCCGCCGGTGGGCCAGGTGGCCCAGATGCTACAGGGCAAGCTGGTTGGTGTCCGTATCGATCAGGTGACGGGGCGCCCCGGTGAGGGCATGAATATCAAAGTGCGGGGATCGGTGTCGATTACGGCTGGAGCCAATCCGTTGTATGTCGTGGATGGAATGCCGATTACGGGCGATATTAATACGATAAATCCAGCCGAAATCGAAAGCATTAGTGTCCTGAAAGATGCAGCTGCTTCATCTCTGTATGGATCGAGGGCGGGAAATGGGGTTGTGCTGATTACGACTAAAGCCGCCAAAGCGGGTAAAACGCAGATTGATTTCAATACCTATTATGGTTTCGAGCAAATTCCTGACGCCCGGAAGCTGAAAATGATGAATGCGCAGGAGTACGCTCAGTTTGAGAAAGAAATCGCCGAATTCAATGGCCGAACCGTAAATCCTGTATTCCAGAATCCAGCGCAGTATGCCGGGAAAGGCACCAACTGGTACGACGTTGTGACCCGAACCGGAGCCGTTCAGAGTTATAACCTAACGCTGAGTTCGGGAACCAAAAACATCCTGACTTCGGTGACAGGTGGCTATTTTAAAGAAGATGGCGTTGTGATTGGCACCGGATTTGAACGCCTGTCGTTGCGGTCCAATACAATCTTTACACCCAGCGACCGAATTCGAATCGGATTCAATGTAGCGCCGAACTACGCCATAAACCGGAATTTCCCGACCGATGGGAATCCTTATGGGTCCGAAAATATCGTTTCATCAGCCCTCTCGACCAGTCCACTGACCAGTCCCTATAATGCCGATGGGAGCTTGGCCTTAACCGCTTCAGACCCTGCTTCGTTTGGGAACCCGAACTGGCTGCGGGTGGCTGAGGAAAAAATCTATAAAAACAAAACCCTGTCGCTACTGTCCAATGCTTATCTGGAATACGAAATAATACAGGGTTTGAAAGCCAAAACAACAGCCAATGTCCAACTGGGTTACAACAGTATTTTCCAGTTCAATCCATCGACCATTGGTAAATTGTTTTCGCCCCCACCGCTGATCCCGAGTGGCTCGGACAATAGTACCCGTTCCTACAACTGGGTCAACGAAAACTCACTGACCTATCAGCGGGAGCTGAATGGGCATAGTATCGACGCGCTGGTCGATTTCACGGCTCAGCGTTCTCGCAGCGATAACACGCTGGTTACGGCCACCAATTATCCCGACGACAAAATTCAGGCGGTGAGTGCGGCCGGAAAAACCGTTGTGACCAGCAATGTGCAGGAGTGGGTATTGCTTTCCTTTCTGGGGCGACTCAACTACAATTACAAAGGAAAATACCTGCTAACCGCTTCGATTCGGCGGGATGGCTCATCGCGCTTTGGGCCCAACAACCGCTGGGGAAATTTCCCCTCGGCGTCCATTGGCTGGATTGTTTCGAAAGAGGCCTTCTGGAAATTGACTCCCATTTCGTTCCTGAAACTACGAGCCAGCTACGGGCTTACCGGGAATTTTGAGATTGGTAACTATACCTTCCGCTCAACAGTTGGTCCGGTATATTACGCCTTTGCGAATACACTGTTTCAGGGACGGGCAGCCAACAATCTGGGCGATAATAACTTAGGTTGGGAGCAGAAAAAACAACTGAACATTGGGGCGGATGTGTACCTACTCAACGACCGGATTCAACTGACGTATAACTACTACCGTACCATCTCCAGTAACCTGTTGTATAACGTATCGGTGCCGGTATCGTCGGGCTTCAGCAACATCCAGACCAACATTGGCGAACTGAAATTCTGGGGGCATGAAATCGGTCTCAATACCATCAATATCCACACCAATCGTTTTAGCTGGAACACCACCCTGAATCTGTCGTTCGACCGGAACCGGGTTGAGAAACTGTCATCAGTAACGGCGCTCTACCATGGCATGACCAACTATGGGTTTACCAGTCATATTTCGCAGGTCGGTTCGCCGGTTGGGTTGTTCTGGGGAGCCGTGTGGGATGGCGTTTACAAGAACCAGCAGGATTTCGATAATTCGCCCAAATACGCTGATTCGCAGGTGGGTATTATCAAATTTCGGGATATCAATGGCGACGGCAAGATTACTTTTCCAGAAGATTACACCACAACCGGAACGCCCTGGCCAAAATACATTTTCGGGCTGACCAACCAGATCAATTACCGAAATTTCGACTTTGGCCTGACCATTACGGGCAGTTATGGCAACCAGATTCTGGCCCATTACGAAAACTGGCTGACGAATCTCGACGGGCCATTTAACGTACTGGCCGAAGTGAAAAATCGCTGGAAATCACCCTCCGATCCGGGTGATGGTAAATACGGCAGTGTGCAGCAGGGAACTACTTATCTCGAACGCGACCGCTGGAGTACGCGCTACCTGAAAGACGGCAGTTTTCTGTCGTTCAAGAACATTACCCTGGGCTACACGCTGCCGATCAAGATCAAGAGTGTCCGAAACCTACGGGTTTACAGCAGCATTCAGAATGCCTGGGTGATTACCAAATACCCCGGCAACCCAGAAGTAAATACCCGAAATTCGAGCAGTGGCAGTTCGCCGGGCGTCGACGAAAACTCCTATCCCGTTCCCCGGACGATCAGCTTCGGTGTCAATATTGGCCTATAA